In Thermus sp. LT1-2-5, a single window of DNA contains:
- the argH gene encoding argininosuccinate lyase, with amino-acid sequence MGHRTWGGRFQEGPDALAARFNASLAFDRALWREDLWQNRVHARMLQAVGLLSEEELKAILKGLDQIEGEIEAGTFPWREDLEDVHMNLEARLIELIGPPGGKLHTARSRNDQVATDLRLFLRGAIDELLELLLSLRRVLVGEAEKHLEPPYVLPGYTHLQRAQPILLSHWFLAYYEMLTRDAWRLEDARARLNESPLGAAALAGTGFPIDRHFTAKELGFARPMRNSLDAVGSRDFALEVLSALNIGMLHLSRLAEELILYSTEEFGFVEVPDAFATGSSIMPQKKNPDILELIRAKAGRVLGALVGLSAVVKGLPLAYNKDLQEDKEPLLDALATYRDSLKLLAALLPGLKWRRERMWRAAEEGFSLATELADYLAEKGLPFREAHHVVGRLVRRLVEEGRSLKDLTLAELRAHHPLFAEDALPLLRLETAIHRRRSFGGTAPEAVRERVLEAKKEVGLA; translated from the coding sequence GTGGGGCATAGAACCTGGGGAGGGCGGTTCCAAGAGGGGCCAGACGCCCTGGCTGCCCGGTTCAACGCCTCCTTGGCCTTTGACCGGGCCCTTTGGCGGGAGGACCTTTGGCAAAACCGGGTCCACGCCCGCATGCTCCAGGCCGTGGGCCTTCTTTCGGAGGAGGAGCTAAAGGCCATCCTGAAGGGCTTGGACCAGATAGAGGGGGAGATAGAGGCGGGCACCTTTCCCTGGCGGGAGGACCTCGAGGACGTCCACATGAACCTCGAGGCCCGCCTCATAGAGCTCATCGGCCCCCCGGGAGGCAAGCTCCACACCGCCCGTAGCCGCAACGACCAGGTGGCCACGGACCTCCGGCTCTTCCTGCGGGGGGCTATAGACGAGCTTTTGGAGCTCCTCCTTTCCCTGAGGCGGGTCTTGGTAGGGGAGGCGGAAAAACACCTAGAGCCTCCTTACGTTCTTCCCGGCTACACCCACCTGCAACGGGCCCAGCCCATCCTCCTTTCCCACTGGTTCTTGGCCTACTACGAGATGCTCACCCGGGATGCCTGGAGGCTTGAGGACGCCCGCGCCCGCCTGAACGAAAGCCCCCTGGGGGCCGCCGCCCTGGCGGGGACGGGGTTCCCCATAGACCGCCACTTCACCGCCAAGGAGCTCGGCTTTGCCCGCCCCATGCGTAACTCCCTGGACGCCGTGGGGAGCCGGGACTTCGCCTTGGAGGTCCTTTCCGCCCTGAATATCGGCATGCTCCACCTTTCCCGCCTGGCGGAGGAGCTCATCCTCTACAGCACGGAAGAGTTCGGCTTCGTGGAGGTCCCCGACGCCTTCGCCACCGGCTCTTCCATCATGCCCCAGAAGAAGAACCCGGACATCCTGGAGCTCATCCGGGCCAAGGCGGGGAGGGTCCTGGGGGCCTTGGTGGGGCTTTCCGCCGTGGTGAAGGGGCTTCCCCTGGCCTACAACAAGGACCTGCAAGAGGACAAGGAGCCCCTTCTGGACGCCCTCGCCACCTACCGGGATAGCCTTAAGCTCCTGGCCGCCCTCTTGCCGGGCCTGAAGTGGCGCCGGGAGCGGATGTGGCGGGCGGCGGAGGAGGGGTTTTCCCTGGCCACGGAGCTCGCCGACTACCTGGCGGAAAAAGGGCTACCCTTCCGGGAGGCCCACCACGTGGTAGGGCGGCTGGTGCGGCGGCTTGTGGAGGAGGGCCGAAGCCTGAAGGACCTGACCCTGGCGGAGCTTAGGGCCCATCACCCCCTCTTCGCCGAGGACGCCCTGCCCCTTTTGCGCCTGGAAACCGCCATCCACCGCCGCCGTTCCTTTGGGGGCACGGCCCCAGAGGCGGTGCGGGAAAGGGTCTTGGAGGCCAAAAAGGAGGTGGGCCTTGCTTGA
- the ruvA gene encoding Holliday junction branch migration protein RuvA — MIRYLQGKVLKKEEGSFLLLVGGVGFFVQAPGPFLASLREGQEVAVHTHFQLKEEGLALFGFPDEESLALFELLLSVSGVGPKVALSLLSALTPKLLARALAEGDLRLLTAASGVGRRLAERLALELKGKVPPSLLTEERVESEAAEEAVLALAALGFKEGQARSVVLDLLTQNPKAKAQELIKEALKRLR, encoded by the coding sequence ATGATCCGCTACCTCCAGGGAAAGGTCCTCAAGAAGGAGGAAGGGAGCTTCCTCCTCCTGGTGGGCGGGGTGGGGTTCTTCGTCCAGGCCCCCGGCCCCTTCCTGGCCAGCCTAAGGGAGGGCCAGGAGGTGGCGGTCCACACCCACTTCCAGCTCAAAGAGGAGGGCCTCGCCCTCTTCGGCTTCCCCGATGAGGAAAGCCTCGCCCTCTTTGAGCTCCTCCTCTCCGTGAGCGGGGTGGGGCCTAAGGTGGCCCTCTCCCTCCTCTCCGCCCTCACCCCCAAGCTCCTGGCCCGGGCCCTGGCGGAGGGGGACCTTCGGCTCCTCACCGCAGCCAGCGGCGTGGGGCGGCGGCTTGCCGAGCGCCTGGCCCTAGAGCTCAAGGGCAAGGTCCCCCCAAGCCTCCTCACCGAGGAAAGGGTGGAAAGCGAGGCGGCGGAGGAAGCGGTCCTGGCCCTGGCCGCCTTGGGCTTCAAGGAGGGGCAGGCGCGGAGCGTGGTCCTGGACCTCCTCACCCAAAATCCTAAGGCTAAGGCGCAAGAGCTCA
- a CDS encoding argininosuccinate synthase, producing the protein MKIVLAYSGGLDTSIILKWLKETYGAEVIAFTADIGQGEEVEEAREKALRTGASKAIALDLKEEFVRDFVFPMLRAAPLYEGYYLLGTSIARPLIAKYLVKIAEEEGAEAVSHGATGKGNDQVRFELTAYALKPEIKVIAPWREWSFQGRQEMIAYAQAHGIPVPVTQEKPYSMDANLLHISYEGGVLEDPWAEPPKGMFRMTVDPEEAPDAPEYVEVEFFEGDPVAVNGERLSPALLLQRLNEIGGRHGVGRVDLVENRFVGMKSRGVYETPGGTILYHARRAVESLTLDREVLHQRDQLAPKYAELVYYGFWYAPEREALQAYFDHVAKRVTGVARLKLYKGNVYVVGRKAEKSLYQKELVSFDELGGYDQKDAEGFIKINALRLRVRAMAEGRRGA; encoded by the coding sequence ATGAAGATCGTCTTGGCATACTCTGGCGGGCTGGACACCAGCATCATCCTCAAGTGGCTCAAGGAGACCTATGGCGCCGAGGTCATCGCCTTCACGGCGGACATCGGCCAAGGGGAAGAGGTGGAGGAGGCGCGGGAGAAGGCCCTAAGGACGGGGGCCTCCAAGGCCATCGCCTTAGACCTCAAGGAGGAGTTCGTGCGGGACTTCGTCTTCCCCATGCTCCGCGCTGCTCCCCTTTACGAGGGGTACTACCTCCTGGGTACCTCCATCGCCCGGCCCCTCATCGCCAAGTACCTGGTGAAGATCGCCGAGGAGGAGGGGGCGGAGGCCGTTTCCCACGGGGCCACGGGCAAGGGCAACGACCAGGTGCGCTTTGAGCTCACCGCCTACGCCCTGAAGCCCGAGATCAAGGTAATCGCCCCCTGGCGGGAGTGGAGCTTCCAGGGACGGCAGGAGATGATCGCCTACGCCCAGGCCCACGGCATCCCCGTGCCGGTGACCCAGGAAAAGCCGTACTCCATGGACGCCAACCTCCTGCATATTTCCTACGAGGGGGGGGTGCTGGAGGACCCTTGGGCCGAGCCTCCCAAGGGCATGTTCCGCATGACGGTGGACCCTGAGGAGGCCCCGGACGCCCCCGAGTACGTGGAGGTGGAATTTTTTGAGGGGGATCCGGTGGCGGTGAACGGGGAACGCCTTTCCCCCGCTCTGCTCCTCCAGAGGCTCAACGAGATCGGCGGGCGGCACGGGGTGGGGCGGGTGGACCTGGTGGAAAACCGCTTCGTGGGCATGAAGTCCCGGGGCGTCTACGAGACCCCGGGGGGAACCATCCTCTACCACGCCCGGCGGGCGGTGGAAAGCCTCACCCTGGACCGGGAGGTCCTGCACCAGCGGGACCAGCTTGCCCCCAAGTACGCCGAGCTCGTCTACTACGGCTTCTGGTACGCCCCCGAAAGGGAGGCCCTTCAGGCATACTTTGACCACGTGGCCAAGAGGGTCACCGGGGTGGCCCGTCTGAAGCTTTACAAGGGGAACGTCTACGTGGTGGGGCGCAAGGCGGAAAAGAGCCTCTACCAGAAGGAGCTGGTGTCCTTTGACGAGCTGGGCGGCTACGACCAGAAGGACGCTGAGGGGTTCATCAAGATCAACGCCTTGCGCCTACGGGTGCGGGCCATGGCGGAGGGGCGGCGTGGGGCATAG
- the odhB gene encoding 2-oxoglutarate dehydrogenase complex dihydrolipoyllysine-residue succinyltransferase, translating to MEELKVPSVGESIVEVEIGAWLKQEGERFAQDEPLVELITDKATLELPAPFAGTLRQILKKTGETARVGEAIALLEAGVAAQAEAPKPPAQEAPEGPLAMPAAERLMREKGVSPEAVQGTGLGGRILKEDVERYLEKREAPKPAEPAPPSPPVPPPSQAPGDKPWRVSEAVPMTPLRRRIAERLLMARQTTAMLTTFNEADMSAVIALRKELGEAFQKKHGVKLGFMSFFVKAVVQALKEIPELNAEIRDNAILYHRYYDIGIAVGGGEGLVVPVLRDADRLSFAEIERQIADFAERARTKKLKPEELMGGTFTITNGGIYGSLNSTPLLNPPQVGILGMHAIQERPVAREGQVVVRPMMYLALSYDHRIVDGREAVTFLRRVKELIENPVRLLLEV from the coding sequence GTGGAAGAACTCAAGGTGCCCTCCGTGGGCGAAAGCATCGTGGAAGTGGAGATCGGCGCTTGGCTTAAGCAGGAGGGGGAACGCTTTGCCCAGGACGAGCCTTTGGTGGAGCTCATCACCGATAAGGCCACCCTGGAGCTCCCCGCCCCCTTCGCCGGCACCCTAAGGCAAATCCTCAAGAAGACCGGGGAGACGGCCCGGGTGGGGGAGGCCATCGCCCTCCTCGAGGCGGGGGTAGCGGCCCAGGCGGAAGCGCCCAAGCCCCCGGCCCAGGAGGCCCCGGAAGGCCCCTTGGCCATGCCCGCCGCCGAGCGGCTCATGCGCGAGAAGGGGGTTTCTCCGGAAGCGGTGCAGGGCACGGGCCTGGGCGGCCGCATCCTCAAGGAGGACGTGGAGCGCTACCTGGAGAAGCGGGAGGCCCCTAAGCCTGCCGAGCCCGCACCCCCTTCTCCTCCTGTGCCCCCGCCTTCCCAGGCGCCCGGCGACAAGCCCTGGCGGGTGAGCGAGGCGGTGCCCATGACCCCCTTGCGCCGCCGCATCGCCGAGCGCCTCCTTATGGCCAGGCAGACCACGGCCATGCTCACCACCTTCAACGAGGCGGACATGTCCGCGGTCATCGCCCTGCGCAAGGAGCTCGGGGAGGCCTTCCAGAAGAAGCACGGGGTGAAGCTCGGCTTCATGAGCTTCTTCGTCAAGGCCGTGGTCCAGGCCCTCAAGGAGATCCCCGAGCTCAACGCCGAGATCCGGGACAACGCCATCCTTTACCACCGCTACTACGACATCGGCATCGCCGTGGGCGGGGGCGAGGGGCTTGTGGTGCCGGTCCTGAGGGACGCTGACCGCCTCTCCTTTGCCGAGATCGAGCGGCAGATCGCCGACTTCGCCGAGCGTGCCCGCACGAAGAAGCTCAAACCCGAGGAGCTCATGGGGGGCACCTTCACCATCACCAACGGGGGCATCTACGGCTCCTTGAACTCCACCCCCCTCCTGAACCCGCCCCAGGTGGGCATCCTAGGCATGCACGCCATCCAGGAAAGGCCTGTGGCCCGGGAGGGGCAGGTGGTCGTTAGGCCCATGATGTACCTGGCCCTCTCCTACGACCACCGCATCGTGGACGGGCGCGAGGCGGTGACCTTTTTGCGCCGGGTAAAGGAGCTCATCGAGAACCCGGTGCGGCTCCTCTTGGAGGTGTAG
- a CDS encoding 2-oxoglutarate dehydrogenase E1 component, whose protein sequence is MELTLESQGYLEALYRAYLEDPFSLPEEWRRYFSALTLEDGRRERPSPSVPVAEAVDLGFLLKVERLVQAYRELGHLAARIDPLGGERPRPKALSLEAQGLSPKDLSRPLPPFFGAPSLGALLERLEATYLGPVGFEVVHVEPEEREWLLARIEAPWEKPSPEVRRRMLEALMQASLFEAFLQRKYLGAKTFSVEGLEGLIPLLKEAVVEAARHGVKEVVLGMAHRGRLNVLAHVVGKPFERIFREFEEIFPEGYSGDVKYHLGFSSDQETPYGKVHVSLTFNPSHLEFVNPVTLGRLRAKQDRFADRERRRGLAILVHGDSAFIGEGIVQETLNLSQLPGYRVGGTLHVVANNQLGFTTLPSEYTSCRYPTDIAKMVGAPVFHVNAEAVDELWFVLRLALEYRSRFGKDVVIDLVGYRRRGHNETDEPTFTQPAMYARIAQRPEPWKVYAERLEAEGVVRNEELKALETAYLEQLEAEFARVKAEPGPVVPHGLSGLWQGYVGGPDPLVPEVETKVAKEALRNLLVRLATVPEGFQVHPKLKRFLEARLEMAEEKRPVDWATAEALAFATLAAEGHRVRLTGQDALRGTFTQRHAALYDYRTGERYIPLEHLAEGQAPVEIHNSPLSEAGVLGFEYGYSLDYPEGLILWEAQFGDFANVAQVYIDQFLASAEAKWGRLSGLVLLLPHGLEGQGPEHSSARLERFLQLGAKDNLQVAYPTTPAQFFHLLRRQVKRPIRKPLVVMTPKSLLRHPEVVSSLEELAQGRFQKVIPERVKGARKVLLTSGKVYYELLAKRRELGAEDVAILRLELLYPFPEEELKEALAPYPKKTPVVYVQEEPVNQGAWWYLSARFCGEIFGHPFSVVARPESPSPAVGSSKVHRLEQEALLEEAFK, encoded by the coding sequence ATGGAGCTCACGCTGGAAAGCCAAGGTTACCTGGAGGCCCTCTACCGGGCGTATCTGGAGGACCCCTTTTCCCTGCCGGAGGAGTGGCGGCGCTACTTCTCCGCCCTTACCCTCGAGGACGGACGACGAGAACGCCCTTCCCCTAGTGTCCCCGTGGCGGAGGCGGTGGACCTAGGCTTCCTCCTCAAGGTGGAGCGCCTGGTCCAGGCCTACCGGGAGCTCGGGCACCTGGCGGCCCGGATAGACCCCTTAGGCGGGGAAAGGCCCAGGCCCAAGGCCCTCTCCCTGGAGGCCCAGGGCCTCTCCCCCAAAGACCTCTCCCGGCCCCTTCCTCCCTTCTTCGGCGCCCCCAGTTTGGGGGCCCTCCTGGAGCGGCTAGAGGCCACCTACCTGGGCCCCGTGGGCTTTGAGGTGGTCCACGTGGAGCCCGAGGAGCGGGAGTGGCTTCTGGCCCGCATAGAGGCTCCCTGGGAAAAGCCTTCCCCTGAGGTGCGCCGCCGCATGCTGGAGGCCTTAATGCAGGCGAGCCTCTTTGAGGCCTTTTTGCAACGGAAATACCTGGGGGCCAAAACCTTTAGCGTCGAGGGCCTAGAAGGCCTCATCCCCCTTCTTAAGGAGGCGGTGGTGGAGGCGGCGCGGCACGGGGTCAAGGAGGTGGTCCTGGGCATGGCCCACCGGGGTCGGCTGAACGTCCTGGCCCACGTGGTGGGGAAGCCCTTTGAGCGCATCTTCCGCGAGTTCGAGGAGATCTTCCCCGAGGGCTACAGCGGGGACGTAAAGTACCACCTGGGCTTCTCCAGCGACCAGGAAACCCCTTACGGCAAGGTCCATGTTTCCTTGACCTTTAACCCGAGCCACCTGGAGTTCGTGAACCCCGTGACCCTGGGGCGGCTTCGCGCCAAGCAGGACCGCTTCGCCGACCGGGAGAGGCGGCGGGGCCTGGCCATCCTCGTTCACGGGGACTCCGCCTTCATCGGCGAGGGGATTGTGCAGGAAACCCTAAACCTTTCCCAGCTTCCCGGCTACCGGGTGGGGGGGACCTTGCACGTGGTGGCCAACAACCAGCTGGGCTTCACCACCCTTCCCTCCGAGTACACCTCCTGCCGTTACCCCACGGACATCGCCAAGATGGTGGGGGCCCCCGTCTTCCACGTGAACGCTGAGGCGGTGGACGAGCTTTGGTTCGTCTTGCGCCTGGCCCTGGAGTACCGGAGCCGCTTCGGCAAGGACGTGGTCATCGACCTGGTGGGCTACCGCCGCCGGGGGCACAACGAAACCGACGAGCCCACCTTCACCCAGCCCGCCATGTACGCCCGCATCGCGCAAAGGCCCGAGCCGTGGAAGGTTTACGCCGAGCGGCTCGAGGCCGAAGGGGTGGTGCGCAACGAGGAGCTTAAGGCCCTGGAAACCGCCTACCTGGAGCAGCTGGAGGCCGAGTTCGCCCGGGTGAAGGCCGAGCCCGGCCCCGTGGTGCCCCACGGGCTTTCCGGCCTCTGGCAGGGCTACGTGGGGGGGCCGGACCCCCTGGTGCCCGAGGTGGAGACCAAGGTGGCCAAGGAGGCGTTGCGCAACCTGTTGGTGCGGCTCGCCACCGTGCCCGAGGGCTTCCAGGTCCACCCCAAGCTGAAGCGGTTCCTCGAGGCCCGCCTGGAGATGGCGGAGGAAAAGCGGCCCGTGGATTGGGCCACGGCGGAGGCCTTGGCCTTCGCCACCTTGGCGGCGGAGGGGCACCGGGTGCGCCTCACGGGGCAAGACGCCCTAAGGGGCACCTTCACCCAGCGCCACGCCGCCCTTTACGACTACCGTACCGGGGAGCGCTACATCCCTCTGGAGCACCTGGCGGAGGGGCAGGCCCCCGTGGAGATCCACAACTCCCCCCTTTCCGAGGCCGGGGTCCTGGGCTTCGAGTACGGCTACAGCCTGGACTACCCCGAGGGGCTCATCCTCTGGGAGGCCCAGTTCGGGGACTTCGCCAACGTGGCCCAGGTCTACATCGACCAGTTCCTGGCCAGCGCCGAGGCCAAGTGGGGGCGGCTTTCCGGGCTCGTCCTCCTCCTGCCCCACGGCCTGGAGGGCCAAGGCCCCGAGCACTCCTCCGCCCGGCTGGAGCGCTTCTTGCAGCTGGGGGCCAAGGACAACCTCCAGGTGGCCTACCCCACCACCCCTGCCCAGTTCTTCCACCTTCTGCGCCGCCAGGTGAAGCGGCCCATTCGCAAGCCCTTGGTGGTCATGACCCCCAAGAGCCTCCTCCGCCACCCCGAGGTGGTTTCCAGCCTGGAGGAGCTCGCCCAAGGCCGCTTCCAGAAGGTGATCCCCGAGCGGGTGAAGGGGGCGAGGAAGGTTCTCCTCACCTCCGGCAAGGTCTACTACGAGCTTTTGGCCAAGAGGCGGGAGCTTGGGGCGGAGGACGTGGCGATCCTGCGCCTCGAGCTCCTCTACCCCTTCCCCGAGGAGGAACTTAAGGAGGCCCTCGCCCCCTACCCCAAGAAGACCCCCGTGGTGTACGTGCAGGAAGAACCCGTTAACCAAGGGGCCTGGTGGTACCTCTCCGCCCGCTTCTGCGGGGAGATCTTCGGCCACCCCTTCAGCGTGGTGGCCCGGCCCGAGTCCCCAAGCCCCGCCGTGGGCTCGTCCAAGGTCCACCGTCTGGAGCAGGAAGCCCTTTTGGAAGAGGCCTTCAAGTGA
- a CDS encoding enoyl-CoA hydratase: protein MVLREKTDGVLLLTLSRPEKLNALTGALLEELHRALTEANQDPGVRAVLLTGAGRAFSAGQDLTEFGEEKPDYEAYLRRYNRVVEAMSGLEKPLVVAVNGPAAGAGMSLALWGDLRLAAAGATFTTAFVRIGLVPDSGLSFLLPRLVGLAKAQELLFLSPRLSAEEALALGLVHRVVPAERLMEEALALAQELAQGPTRAYVLTRKLLLETYRLSLEEALGLEAILQGEAGRTLDHEEGVRAFREKRLPRFQGR from the coding sequence ATGGTCCTGAGGGAGAAAACCGACGGCGTCCTCCTCCTCACCCTGAGCCGGCCCGAGAAGCTCAACGCCCTCACCGGCGCCCTCCTGGAGGAGCTTCACCGGGCCTTGACCGAGGCGAACCAAGACCCTGGGGTGCGGGCCGTCCTCCTCACGGGGGCGGGGCGGGCCTTTTCCGCCGGGCAGGACCTCACGGAGTTCGGCGAGGAAAAACCCGACTACGAGGCCTACCTCCGCCGCTACAACCGGGTGGTGGAGGCCATGAGCGGGCTGGAAAAGCCCTTGGTGGTGGCGGTCAACGGTCCTGCGGCGGGCGCAGGGATGAGCCTCGCCCTTTGGGGGGACCTGCGCCTAGCCGCCGCTGGGGCCACCTTCACCACCGCCTTCGTCCGGATCGGGCTGGTGCCGGACTCGGGGCTAAGCTTCCTCTTGCCCCGACTCGTGGGGCTAGCCAAGGCCCAAGAGCTCCTTTTCCTCTCCCCCCGCCTCTCCGCAGAGGAGGCCTTGGCCCTGGGCCTCGTCCACCGGGTGGTGCCGGCGGAAAGGCTTATGGAAGAGGCCCTAGCCCTGGCCCAGGAACTGGCCCAAGGCCCCACCCGGGCCTACGTCCTCACGCGGAAGCTCCTCTTGGAAACCTATCGGCTTTCCTTGGAAGAGGCCTTGGGCCTCGAGGCCATCCTGCAAGGGGAGGCGGGCCGCACCCTGGACCACGAGGAAGGGGTCAGGGCCTTTAGGGAGAAGCGCCTGCCCCGCTTCCAGGGCCGATGA
- the lpdA gene encoding dihydrolipoyl dehydrogenase — protein sequence MYDLLVIGAGPGGYVAAIRAAQLGMKVGVVEKEKALGGTCLRVGCIPSKALLETTERLYEVKKGLLGAKVEGFSLDLPALLAHKDKVVQANTQGIEFLFKKNGVARHQGTARFLSHRTVLVEETGEELSARYILIATGSAPLIPPWAQVDYERVVTSTEALSFPEVPERLIVVGGGVIGLELGVVWHRLGAEVTVLEYMDRILPTMDAELSRAAERVFKKEGLRIRTGVRVTTVIPEAKGARVELEGGEVLEADRVLLAVGRRPYTEGLGLENAGLALDERGRIPVDEHLRTRVPHIYAIGDVVRGPMLAHKASEEGIAAVEHMAKGFGHVDYQAIPSVVYTHPEVAGVGYTEEELKERGIPYKVGKFPYSASGRARAMGETEGFVKVLAHAKTDRILGVHGIGARVGDVLAEAALAIFFKASAEDLGRAPHAHPSLSEILKEAALAAWEKPIHL from the coding sequence GTGTACGACCTCTTGGTCATCGGGGCGGGCCCTGGGGGGTATGTGGCCGCCATCCGGGCAGCGCAGCTCGGGATGAAGGTGGGGGTGGTGGAGAAGGAGAAGGCCCTGGGGGGGACCTGCCTCAGGGTAGGGTGCATCCCCTCCAAGGCCCTTTTGGAAACCACGGAGCGCCTCTACGAGGTGAAGAAGGGCCTCCTAGGGGCCAAGGTGGAGGGCTTCTCCCTGGACCTTCCCGCCCTCCTCGCCCACAAGGACAAGGTGGTCCAGGCCAACACCCAAGGGATCGAGTTCCTTTTCAAAAAGAACGGGGTGGCCCGCCACCAGGGCACGGCTCGCTTCCTTTCCCACCGCACGGTCTTGGTGGAGGAAACAGGGGAAGAGCTTTCCGCCCGCTATATCCTCATCGCCACGGGTTCCGCTCCCCTAATCCCCCCTTGGGCCCAGGTGGACTACGAGAGGGTGGTGACCTCCACCGAGGCCCTTTCCTTCCCTGAGGTGCCGGAGCGCCTCATCGTGGTGGGGGGCGGGGTGATCGGGCTCGAGCTCGGGGTGGTCTGGCACCGCCTGGGGGCGGAGGTCACCGTCCTGGAGTACATGGACCGCATCCTCCCCACCATGGACGCCGAGCTTTCCCGGGCGGCGGAGCGGGTCTTCAAAAAGGAGGGCCTAAGGATCCGGACCGGGGTGCGGGTGACCACGGTGATCCCGGAGGCCAAGGGGGCGCGGGTGGAGCTAGAGGGGGGGGAGGTCCTCGAGGCCGATCGGGTCCTTTTGGCCGTGGGCCGCAGGCCCTACACGGAGGGGCTTGGCTTGGAAAACGCCGGCCTAGCCCTGGACGAGCGGGGCCGCATCCCCGTGGACGAGCACCTGAGGACCCGCGTTCCCCACATCTACGCTATCGGGGACGTGGTCAGGGGCCCCATGCTGGCCCACAAGGCCAGCGAGGAGGGCATCGCCGCCGTGGAGCACATGGCCAAGGGCTTCGGCCACGTGGACTACCAGGCCATTCCCAGCGTGGTCTACACCCACCCGGAGGTGGCGGGCGTGGGCTACACGGAGGAGGAACTTAAGGAGCGAGGCATCCCTTACAAGGTGGGGAAGTTCCCCTACTCCGCCAGCGGCCGCGCCCGGGCCATGGGCGAAACGGAAGGGTTCGTCAAGGTCCTGGCCCACGCCAAGACGGACCGCATCCTGGGGGTTCACGGCATCGGGGCCCGGGTGGGGGACGTGCTGGCCGAGGCCGCCTTGGCCATCTTCTTCAAGGCCAGCGCCGAGGACCTGGGCCGCGCTCCCCACGCCCACCCCTCCTTGTCGGAGATCCTCAAGGAAGCTGCCTTGGCGGCGTGGGAGAAGCCAATTCACCTATAG
- a CDS encoding N-acetyltransferase: protein MLELELPTAALPEVRPQVGVELRKARLSDVDAIYWLIRYWAEKGLMLVRSHSHLYENIRDFQVLEDEDGHIVGTVALHVLWRDLAEIRGLAVHPARQGQGLGRWLVLGAEREARDLGLPRVFAWTLQVNFFRNLGYQVTSREALPPKVWSECNACPFYENCREIAVIKHLSPGAFRG, encoded by the coding sequence TTGCTTGAACTGGAACTTCCTACGGCAGCGCTTCCCGAGGTGCGCCCGCAGGTGGGGGTGGAGCTGAGAAAGGCGCGCCTGAGCGATGTGGACGCCATCTACTGGCTCATCCGCTACTGGGCGGAAAAGGGCTTGATGCTGGTGCGGAGCCACAGCCACCTTTACGAGAACATCCGCGACTTCCAGGTCCTGGAGGACGAGGACGGCCACATCGTGGGCACCGTGGCCCTCCACGTCCTCTGGCGGGACCTGGCGGAGATCCGGGGCCTCGCCGTTCACCCGGCCCGGCAGGGCCAGGGGCTGGGGCGCTGGCTTGTCCTGGGAGCGGAGCGGGAGGCGCGCGACCTGGGGCTTCCCAGGGTCTTCGCCTGGACGCTTCAGGTGAACTTCTTCCGCAACCTGGGCTACCAGGTAACGAGCCGGGAGGCGCTTCCCCCCAAGGTCTGGAGCGAGTGCAACGCCTGCCCCTTTTACGAGAACTGCCGGGAGATCGCCGTCATCAAGCACCTTTCCCCGGGGGCCTTCAGGGGCTAG